The window GGTGTCAACGGAAGGCGACACGCTGATTCTGAAGCTGGATCTGGAAACGAATTGGCTATCCGGTATTCATTTTGGGATCTACACCAAAGAGCCGTATTTAAACGTCAGTCTTCCGCAGAATCTGGCCGTTGAAGTTGAGACCAGCGACGGATCGATTGAAGCGGGCAGCCTGCAGGCAGGGCTCGAAGTGGATACCAGCAACGGAACCCTTGATATCCACGATATCGCCGGAGGGGTAGATGCCCATACCAGCAATGGAACTATTAGTGCACAGAATGTGCAGGGGGAAACCGAGCTTGTAAGTTCTAATGGTGCAATAACACTTACCAATATTGACGGTTCATTACATGCGAAGAGCAGCAACGGCAGGATCAGCATTAATTCTGCTGTTACAGGCGACTGGGATTTCTCCTCGAGTAACGGTAGAGTCACAGTAAATCTGCCGGCAGCAACGGACGCCAAAATTAAGGCGGATACGAGCAACGGGTCATTGAAGGGCAATGTAGCCTGGGAACGTGATGGGGATAACAATGGAACAGCTGTGCTTGGAAAAGGCACTCATGAGGTATCGTTATCTACCAGCAACGGATCGATAACAGTCGATACAGCCGAATAACAAAAAGCAGGAGCACTCCCACCACAGGCATTATCGGGGGAGTGCTCCTTTTTTGTAGTCAATGAGTATTAGATCATGCCAGGTTACTTTGTCTGTACTGCTTACCAGGCATAAGCATTCGGAGCGGCACCGCCCGGACCCGGGAAGATTTCATCCAGACGTTTCAGTACGCTTTCATCCAGTACAACCTCTAGACAGCGCAGTGCGCTTTCCAGCTGCTCCAGTGTGCGCGGTCCGATAATCGGCGCCGTTACCGCCGGATTAGCGAGCAGCCAGGCAAGAGCGATGTTATCCTGCGGTTCGCCGAGGTCGCGGCTTAAATCGGCAAATTGTTCCAGCTGTTGTTTATATTGTTCTACACGTTCCGGATTACCTCCGCTGCGGCTGCCCTCAATTTTCTTAAGTGCATTACGGCCGAGCAGTCCACCGTCAAGCGGGCTCCAGGGAATAATGCCAAGACCGAGGTTCTGCGACGCAGGCAGCACTTCTAATTCAGGCAGACGGCAGGTCAGGCTGTACTTATGCTGCTCCGATACCAGCCCCAGGAACCCGCGTGCTTTTGCCTCCTGCTGGGCGAGCGCAATATCCCATCCGGCAAAATTGCTGGAACCGACATATCCGATCTTACCCTGGTTTACGGCAAGCTCAAAAGCACCCCACAGCTCATCCCAGGACACTGTACGGTCCACATGGTGCATCTGGTACAGTTCAATGTGATCGGTCTGCAGACGTTGCAGGGATCCTTCCAGATGGCGGCGGATAATGTAGGAGGAGAGACCGCTCTCATCATTGGGCCCGTCAAGCTTATCACTCATGGCACCATAGACTTTTGTGGCCAGCACGACCTTTTCCCGCCGTCCCCCGCCAAGCTTGAACCAGCGGCCGATAATCGTTTCTGTGAGCCCGGAGTTTTCGCCCCATCCGTAAATGTTAGCGGTATCAAAAAAATTGATCCCGGCATCCAGCGCGGCGTCCATAATACGGAAAGCTTCCTTTTCATCCGTAATCGGGCCGAAATTCATTGTGCCCAGACAGAGGCGGCTAACCTTAAGTCCTGACTTACCCAGCTTCGTATACTGCACTTCACCATCACTCCCTTACGATATTAAGTAGCGTCCAAAGATTAACAACATACTAATTGTAAACAACTTAAGAAACAAGAGCAAATTCCGGCCCGGTGTATGAACAGTCCGCAGCTACTGGAGAATTGATGTTATCCTATAGGCAATACCTATCACTTTCATAGAATCTATATCTTTGTCCTTTGGCTCCCGTTATGATACAACAATAGACAGAAGAACTATGTCTGCGTGCAGCAGAACATCTAAGGAGTGACGGAAATGAGCGAGGTTAAAAAAATCGCCGTAATTGCCGGGGACGGAATCGGACCTGAAGTTGTGGCTGAAGCGGAAAAAGTATTGAAAAAAGCAGAGGAGCTGTTCGGCTACACCTTTGAAACCGAGCATGCGCTGTTTGGCGGTATTGCCATTGATGAGCGGGGAACTCCGCTGCCGGAAGATACGCTGGAAATTTGCCGCAGTGCGGATGCTGTACTGCTGGGAGCAGTCGGCGGTCCGAAATGGGACAACAACCCGAAGGAGCTGCGTCCGGAAACCGGCCTTCTGGGTATCCGCAAAGCGCTGGGCCTGTTCTCCAATCTGCGTCCGGCAGTAGTGTTCGATTGCCTGAAGGATGCTTCTACCTTGAAACCGGAAGTACTGGAAGGTACGGACCTGATGGTTGTTCGTGAGCTGACCGGGGGCATCTATTTCGGAGAGAAGCTTCGCCGTCAGGGCGAGCACGGTGAAGAAGCTGTTGATACCTGTGTGTACAATGTAACCGAAGTAGAGCGCATCGTGCGCCAGGCTTTTGAGATTGCCGGTAAACGCCGCAATAAGCTGGCTAGCGTAGACAAAGCGAACGTACTGGAAACTTCCCGCCTGTGGCGTGAGGTTGTTAACCGGATCGCTCCGGAATATCCGCAAGTAGAGCTGGAGCATGTGCTGGTTGATAACTGTGCGATGCAGCTGCTGCGCCGTCCGTCGAGCTTCGACGTCATTGTGACCGAGAACATGTTCGGAGACATCCTGAGCGATGAGGCAGCGATGCTGACCGGATCGATCGGCATGCTGGCTTCAGCATCGCTGGGTGAAGGCAGCTACGGCTTGTATGAGCCGGTACACGGCTCAGCGCCTGACATTGCCGGCCAGGGCCTGGCTAACCCGATTGCGACCATCCTGTCGCTGGCGCTCATGTTCCGTATGACCTTTGGCTACGAGGATGCCGCTGCAGCAATTGAAGCCGCTGTAGCCGAAGTGCTGGATGCCGGACACCGTACCAGTGACATTGCTGTAGATAAGAGTAAAGCCATCAGCACGACTGAAATGGGCGATCTGATCGTTGCTGCAATCCGTAAAGCGTAATCTACCACTGCAGTCCTCCTTTGACGCAGAAAAACAGAAAACTTCACAAAATGTTGCTTATTTATAATAATTATAAAAAAGTAATGAGTGTAATATTGACTTTAATTTGGTGCGATGATACCATTTGGTCTATAGCAATAAGTAAGTGACCAACACATTTAATCAAGAAAAGCATATTGCCTCAGCTCCCTTAAGGGCTGCTAGGAGTGGTTGTTTTTCTTACATAATCAAAGGAGGATTTAAGCAATGGCAGAACGTTTGGTAGGTAAACAGGCTCCGGACTTCACAATGGAAACAGTTACGGGCGACGGTAAAGATTTTGGTAAGGTAAGCTTGTCCGACTATCGCGGCAAATGGCTTGTATTCTTCTTTTATCCGCTCGACTTCACCTTTGTATGTCCTACAGAAATTACAGCACTTAGTGATGCAGCAGCTGACTTCGCGGCACTCGATACTGAGATTCTCGGCGTGAGCATTGACTCCATCCACAGCCACAAAGCATGGATCACTACACCAAAAGACTTGAATGGCCTGGGCCCAGTGAACTTCCCGCTGGCTTCGGACATCACGAAGAAGGTTGCCAGTGATTACGGCGTTCTAATCGAAGAAGAAGGTGTAGCCCTTCGCGGATTGTTCATCATCGATCCTGATGGCGAACTGAAATATGAAGTGGTTAACCATAATGATGTAGGCCGCAGCGTAGAAGAAACGCTTCGTGTGCTTCAGGCTCTGCAATCAGGCGGTCTGTGCGCTATGAACTGGAAACCGGGCGACAAGAACCTGTAAGGGCTGTCTGCTCTTTGAGAGAATGATGAAAACCTCCTTGCGGGAAGATTTCCCGGCGAGGGGGTTTTTTGCAACAAAACACCAGTTTCTGGCAGTGACATCGTTTAAAAATAGGCGGAGCGGTTAATATATAGCCTAAAAGGAGAGGAATCTCCTGCAGGTTATTGTAATACAATAATACGAAATCAATGGAACATACCCAAGGAGGGTGAACAAAAATGAGCTTTTGCTGTGGAGCGAGTATGGTCGGAACGAAGGGAACCCTTAAACATTATCGCACGCAAGTCCATAATGTTCCCCTGCTTTTTTGCCCGGTCTGCCACCGGGTAGAGGTACATTACAAAGTCGAGAACGAGTATGAGATTCTGGCGGAATATGCTCATGGCGATGGAGTTAGCGACGTTGATTTTCAGGATTATGTAATGGAAGACGAAGAGGCGATCTTCGAGAATGTCATTAATATGGAGAGTGAAGATCCGCTGGCGATTGTTCGCAGTCAGATTGACATGGCTCTTGACCTGCTGGGCGTAGCCAAGCAGATTGGGGACAGCAAATGGGAGCGCGAGCTTAAGAAGCGCCTCGCAGTAATGAGTCAGCGGCGCAATCGCCTCCAGCAAAAAGCTTAAGCTCATTATTAATCCAAATAAGTTCCGGATATAGTCTGTTACCAAAGCCTTCGCTACTGCTGCGGAGGCTTTTTTGACGTATCAGAAAGTATCTACTCGGGGTCCCCGACAAGGATCTGGATATGCTTCCATGGAAATCCCACTGTATGGGGAATTTTGCGGGGAAATGCAACCTGGAGCAGCACTATAAGCGGCTTCTTGCATTAGTAATAATATTTAGTATGCCTTAAGAATCATTTTAGCAAGTTTTTTGTCATTCGACAGTTTCTCTGATTGCGTTGTCTTCTTCTCTTGGATATGATTGGAATATAGTTGAAACGGTTGGATAATATAATACGATTTCCGAATGTTCTGGCGGCTTCGTCATATACTCATTTACATAGTAATTTGATGTCGCTTAAGCGTCTACGCCAAATGCAGTAAAAGGGGGAACTTCGTATCGTGATAAGCCAATATCAGGAAAGCTTGCTTTTGCCGGCAAGAATGTTTCAATCCGTATCAATGAACACCACATATGAGGATGTGCTAGAGCACATTGAGAGCGGAATTATGCTTTTTGATGAAGAAGGGGTTCTGGTTTTTGTAAACAAGCAGATGTATGCTTTCCTTGAATTAGCTCGTCATTCACTCCTAGGCTGCACTATGACTCATCTGCTGGCGAATATTCAGTTAAGCCGTTTAAAAAGAAAGCAGGTGCTGCGAGCTTACCGGGAAATGGTGAGAAAAAACAAACCTACTTATGAATTCATAGATGAATATGGCCGTTATTGGCGGGCGACCCTGCGCTCAGGCGAGCAAATGAAGGGAAGCTATTTGTTTATCCTTAAAGAGATTTCCGATTATAAGCTGATTGAGCAGACCGCTTATCAGAACGATAGCCTGGCCATGCTGGGCAAATTATCCGCTTCAATCGCCCATGAGATTCGTAATCCTCTGACAGCGATTCGCGGATTTATCCAATTACTGCATCCGCATCTGCATCAGCTGGGTAAAGAGGAATACGCCAAGATCATTCTGGCCGAGATTGACCGCGCTAATGACATTATTCACGAATTTCTGACGTCATCTAAACCTTCTGTTCCCCAAGTCAGCATGATTCCTGTGTCGGCATTACTGAAAGAGGTTGTATTGCTTACGGAGAGTGAAGCCTTAATGAAGGGCTGCCAAATTAATCTCCATCCGCTTCAAGGCGATATGATCATTTCCGGTGATGCCAAGCAAATGAAACAGGTAGTGCTGAATATGATAAGAAATGCAATGGAAGCGATTACAGAGCGCGCGGATGATTATATAGGCAAGATTGAGGTTGGGGCCCGCAGAGAAGGTGCAGAGGTCCGAATCTTTATCTCTGATAACGGAAAAGGGATGGATCTCTGCACACTCGACAGATTGTTTAATCCATTCTTTACAACGAAGGAAAACGGGACGGGGCTCGGGCTGTCCGTTAGTGACCGGATTATCAAGAATCATGGGGGCTGCATTTCTGTCAGCAGCAGAGTTAACGAAGGGACCCGTTTTGTCATATCCCTGCCGCTAATTCAATAGCGGGATCTGCAAGCTGATTTTTCAGAACCCATACGTTATAATAAGAAATGCTAAAAGGCTGATTCCTGTGATGCACGGCTTAGTGCGGGAAGTCAGCCTTATCTGCGTTTTCATGGCGGATAGTGGTTATAGGAAGAACGGCTGGAGGGAAATATATGATCATTGAATGGAACGGCGGCGGTTCATCTGCTGCCATAACTGGTGATGCCTTATGTGTTATTGTATCCGAAGCCGAGCTGGAGCGGGGCAGTCTTCCGGCAGCATGGAAGTCGAGAATAGAGCCGCTGGCCCAAGCCGGACTTTTTGCAGGGAAGCTAAATCAGACTTATCTATTGACAGCCGGAGATTTGCCTAATCACCCTATTGTCATTTTGGCGGGGAGCGGGAAGGGAATACCGGATGCAGAAGAAATAAGGGTACTGGCTGCCCAGGTTTCCCGCGCTGCAATTCGCCACAAAGTCTCGGTGCTTATCATTCAAATACCAGAGCTGCTCCTGTCTCAGGAGGCTGTAATAGTGGCACAGATGCTTACCGAAGGCCTAGTACTTGGGGGCTACCGCAGGAAGCATTACAAGCAGGAACAGCCTCCTTATAGAGGACTAACCTCTGTAGTGTTTCGTACGGAGCAGCAGATGGGGGCAGCAGTCGACGATAGCTGGAATCAGGGGATACAACGGGGATTGGCCTTTGCTGAAGCGACGAATCTGGCGCGTGATTTAACGAACCTTCCCGGCAATTTGCTGACACCATCCACTCTAGCGGCAGCAGCCATTGAAGTGGCTGAGCGTCACGGCCTTCCGGCTGAAGTGCTGGATGAACGTGAAATTGAACAAAAGGGCATGGGCGGTCTGCTTGCTGTCGGGAAGGGCAGTGTGCATCCGCCGCGGATGATAGCTATTCGTTACCAGGGAACCGGTGACTGGGAGAATGTAATAGGGATAGTCGGCAAAGGAATTACCTTTGACACAGGCGGAATTTCACTGAAAAGAGCACCAGGGATGGAGGATATGATCAGTGACATGGGCGGGGCGGCAGCTGTACTTGGAGTCATTGATGCACTGGGCAGATTGCGGCCGCGGATCAATGTAGTTATGGTCATCCCTGCTGCAGAAAATATGCCCTCAGCTGCTGCCTTTAAGCCAGGGGATGTAATAACCTCTCTTAGCGGAAGAACGATTGAGGTGCTTAATACCGATGCTGAGGGCAGGATAGTACTTGGAGATGCATTGACCTATGCCATGGAATGGGGGGCAGAACGCATCATTGATGTAGCCACGCTTACAGGTGCGGTGCTGTCGATTCTGGGGGATATTGCTACCGGTGCTGTCACTAATGACGAGGCATTTTTACAGGAGTTGCTGGCTGCTTCCAGATTATCAGGGGAGAAAATCTGGCCGCTGCCGGTGTATCCTGAGTTTCGCGAGATGCTGAGAAGTGAAGTGGCGGATATCCGCAACGCAGCCGGAAGATTTGGAGGTGCCACAACGGCGGGCTTATTTATCGGTGAGTTTGCTGAAGGGCGGCCTTGGATTCACCTGGATATCGCCGGAACGGCCTTCCTGTCCAAAGAGCGGGGCGTGAACCCTAAAGGGGCAACAGGAGTTATGGTGCGCACGCTGCTGGAATATTTACTGAATCTTACCAATGGGACAGGTTCAGAACAGGCTGTTGCTTCAGCCGAAAGTTAGAGGATGGTTAAGACGAAAAGCCGCAAGGCTCCAGGGTTCAGGAGCCTTGCGGCTTTTTGTAATCAAAGTGAAATCGTTAAGGTATGAAGGTCTGATTTAGGGTGTTCAGCTGTTCCGCTTAGCCCTCACTTGCGAGGTGAAGGATTGGATGCCCTCCATAATCTTATCGCGTGCATTCTTGTTTTTCAGCAAATAAGCGGCTCCCAATGCTGCGGTAGTAAATAACGTTTTTTTAGTATTCATGGTTATTCCTCCTTAGGTTGTGGTCTGGCTGCAATTGCTTATAACAAACATACCCGATTGCTAAGGAGTTTAAACCTGCTGTATGAAGTTGGCAGTTGAATACCGCTTATTTACAGCTTGTTGTCAGCCGTTCCTGAAGAGCAGGAGAATGGTGAATCCAGCGAAGCAGCCGGACAGCTTTTGCTTTTATCACAGCCGGCGCAAGCACCTTGTTTGCCTTTTTGAACATGCCGGTAAATCATCCAGCCGGAATAACCGAACACTGCAGCTACAATCACAATATTGACTATCATTGTTTGTCCCCGCTTTCTGCAAGAAATCTGCCAATCCAGGCTTTACGACCATCCCAATAAACTTCCGCCCTGGAAAATAATAAGTGATACCATATACGC of the Paenibacillus pedocola genome contains:
- a CDS encoding DUF4097 family beta strand repeat-containing protein, whose protein sequence is MGRWKIGSFTAALGCIAVGVIIVLAQIDVVSYDILGYLWPALLILFGLEMLIRLFFRSDVKTRVSGWAIVLIIVLVVASGGQTVLAGGTLGGIFGKTQLTPLSGTVDVKPEIKQVKIDLPSGKVKIQGVEGATLNYEGKLELPGSSESEAASAMEKKWKVSTEGDTLILKLDLETNWLSGIHFGIYTKEPYLNVSLPQNLAVEVETSDGSIEAGSLQAGLEVDTSNGTLDIHDIAGGVDAHTSNGTISAQNVQGETELVSSNGAITLTNIDGSLHAKSSNGRISINSAVTGDWDFSSSNGRVTVNLPAATDAKIKADTSNGSLKGNVAWERDGDNNGTAVLGKGTHEVSLSTSNGSITVDTAE
- a CDS encoding aldo/keto reductase yields the protein MQYTKLGKSGLKVSRLCLGTMNFGPITDEKEAFRIMDAALDAGINFFDTANIYGWGENSGLTETIIGRWFKLGGGRREKVVLATKVYGAMSDKLDGPNDESGLSSYIIRRHLEGSLQRLQTDHIELYQMHHVDRTVSWDELWGAFELAVNQGKIGYVGSSNFAGWDIALAQQEAKARGFLGLVSEQHKYSLTCRLPELEVLPASQNLGLGIIPWSPLDGGLLGRNALKKIEGSRSGGNPERVEQYKQQLEQFADLSRDLGEPQDNIALAWLLANPAVTAPIIGPRTLEQLESALRCLEVVLDESVLKRLDEIFPGPGGAAPNAYAW
- the leuB gene encoding 3-isopropylmalate dehydrogenase; this translates as MSEVKKIAVIAGDGIGPEVVAEAEKVLKKAEELFGYTFETEHALFGGIAIDERGTPLPEDTLEICRSADAVLLGAVGGPKWDNNPKELRPETGLLGIRKALGLFSNLRPAVVFDCLKDASTLKPEVLEGTDLMVVRELTGGIYFGEKLRRQGEHGEEAVDTCVYNVTEVERIVRQAFEIAGKRRNKLASVDKANVLETSRLWREVVNRIAPEYPQVELEHVLVDNCAMQLLRRPSSFDVIVTENMFGDILSDEAAMLTGSIGMLASASLGEGSYGLYEPVHGSAPDIAGQGLANPIATILSLALMFRMTFGYEDAAAAIEAAVAEVLDAGHRTSDIAVDKSKAISTTEMGDLIVAAIRKA
- a CDS encoding peroxiredoxin, which gives rise to MAERLVGKQAPDFTMETVTGDGKDFGKVSLSDYRGKWLVFFFYPLDFTFVCPTEITALSDAAADFAALDTEILGVSIDSIHSHKAWITTPKDLNGLGPVNFPLASDITKKVASDYGVLIEEEGVALRGLFIIDPDGELKYEVVNHNDVGRSVEETLRVLQALQSGGLCAMNWKPGDKNL
- a CDS encoding ATP-binding protein, whose product is MISQYQESLLLPARMFQSVSMNTTYEDVLEHIESGIMLFDEEGVLVFVNKQMYAFLELARHSLLGCTMTHLLANIQLSRLKRKQVLRAYREMVRKNKPTYEFIDEYGRYWRATLRSGEQMKGSYLFILKEISDYKLIEQTAYQNDSLAMLGKLSASIAHEIRNPLTAIRGFIQLLHPHLHQLGKEEYAKIILAEIDRANDIIHEFLTSSKPSVPQVSMIPVSALLKEVVLLTESEALMKGCQINLHPLQGDMIISGDAKQMKQVVLNMIRNAMEAITERADDYIGKIEVGARREGAEVRIFISDNGKGMDLCTLDRLFNPFFTTKENGTGLGLSVSDRIIKNHGGCISVSSRVNEGTRFVISLPLIQ
- a CDS encoding leucyl aminopeptidase — its product is MIIEWNGGGSSAAITGDALCVIVSEAELERGSLPAAWKSRIEPLAQAGLFAGKLNQTYLLTAGDLPNHPIVILAGSGKGIPDAEEIRVLAAQVSRAAIRHKVSVLIIQIPELLLSQEAVIVAQMLTEGLVLGGYRRKHYKQEQPPYRGLTSVVFRTEQQMGAAVDDSWNQGIQRGLAFAEATNLARDLTNLPGNLLTPSTLAAAAIEVAERHGLPAEVLDEREIEQKGMGGLLAVGKGSVHPPRMIAIRYQGTGDWENVIGIVGKGITFDTGGISLKRAPGMEDMISDMGGAAAVLGVIDALGRLRPRINVVMVIPAAENMPSAAAFKPGDVITSLSGRTIEVLNTDAEGRIVLGDALTYAMEWGAERIIDVATLTGAVLSILGDIATGAVTNDEAFLQELLAASRLSGEKIWPLPVYPEFREMLRSEVADIRNAAGRFGGATTAGLFIGEFAEGRPWIHLDIAGTAFLSKERGVNPKGATGVMVRTLLEYLLNLTNGTGSEQAVASAES
- a CDS encoding FeoB-associated Cys-rich membrane protein, which produces MIVNIVIVAAVFGYSGWMIYRHVQKGKQGACAGCDKSKSCPAASLDSPFSCSSGTADNKL